Genomic segment of Acidobacteriota bacterium:
TCTCCGATCCGACGGCGATGATTTCGGCTTTCATGGCGGCGGTACGGTCTCCTATAGGACCCTGTTGACGGCGTGCAGGAGCAGGTTGGCGTAGACGCCCGCCAGCACATCGTCGGCCATGACCCCGACCCCCCTCCCGAGCGATTCCAGCCTGCGGATCGGGAAAGGCTTCCAGATATCGAAGAGGCGGAAAAAGAGCGTCCCGAGAATGAGGTTGACGACGCCGAAGGGGAGGAACAGGAAGGCGATCAACTGCCCGGCAACCTCGTCGATCACCACGAACTGGGGATCCTCGATGCCGGTGGCCCGGCTGATCGCATCGGAGGCCAGGATGCCGGCGAAGGTGACGAGGCAGATGGCGCTGATGTGAAGTTCCGGCCGGACCCAGTGCGAAGGCGCGTGGATCAGGTAAAAGGCCAGGCTCGCGGCGATGGAGGCGTAGGTTCCCGGAGCCCCGGGAATCCGCCCGATGTAAAACACGGTTCCGATGATGAACGCCAGGCGGTTCTTCATTCCAGCTCTTCCGGAGGCGCCGGTGGTTGGCCGTCCTCGTCTTCGTCCTCTTTCCCCGCGATCCGGTAGGCCCCGGTGACCCAGTTCCCCAGGTCCACCAGTTTGCAGCGCTCGCCGCAAAAGGGCCGATGCGGGTTTCCCGTCATTTCCGTTTCCTTCCCGCAGCGGGGACAGCGGACAATCATTCGGTCCCTCACCTAGGCGACGATGGTGCCCAGCAGGTCGTGTTCCAGGGCACGGGTGATCCGGAGAGTCCGGAACTGGCCGGCGCGGACCTCGCCGACCTCGGAATCGTTGATCAGGCAGACGCCGTCGATCCCGGGCGCCTGGGACCGGAGCCTTCCCTCCAGGAGCAGGTCGCTTTCCTCGGCCGGGCCTTCGACCAGAACCTCCAACCGCCTGCCGACCAGCTCCCGGTTCTTGCGCCGGGAGATTTCGGCCTGCTGCTCCATGAGGATCCTGCGCCGCCGCTCGGCCGTCCTCCGGGAGACCTTCGGCCCGAGGCCGCACGCTATCGTATCCTCTTCATCCGAATATGTGAAGACTCCAAGGCGGTCAAATTCCATTTCGCGGCAGAATTCCTTCAGTTCGAGGAAATCGGCCCGCGTCTCCCCCGGGAAACCGACGATCAGGGTCGTGCGCAGCGTGACCCCGGGAATCCCCTTGCGCAGGCGCTCGATGATGCGGGTGAAGGTCGAACGGTTCCCCGCGCGCCGCATCGCCCGCAGCACCGCGCCGCTGGCGTGCTGCAGGGGCATGTCGATGTAGCGGCAGATCCTGGGGCTGGAGTTGACGGCCTCGATCAACTCCCGGCTGACGCGGTCGGGGTGGATGTACAGGAAACGGATCCAGCCGATGGCCTCGACCCGGCCGAGCTCCCGCAGGAGCCGGGCCAGCCCGTCCTTCATCCCCAGGTCGGAGCCGTAGGCGGTGGTGTCCTGGGAAACCAGCGTGATCTCGCGCACCCCGCGCGCGGCGAGCTGTTCGGCTTCGCTTACGAGCGACGGCAGGCTGCGGCTCCGGAAGCGCCCGCGTATCCTGGGGATGACGCAGAAGGCGCAGCGGTGGTCGCACCCCTCGGACACCTTCATGTAGGCGGCGTGGGGCGGGCCCGACAGGGTCCGGGGGGTGGTGTGGTCGTACAGGTAGAGATCGGCGTCGCGCCGGCCGAAAGAGTCGGGGGGGGGGAGGGCCTCCCCCCTGACCGCGCGCGCGATCAGGGGGATCTGGTTGACCCCCAGGATGGCGTCGATTTCGGGCAACTCCATCCGGATTTCGCGCGCGTACCGTTCCGGGAGGCACCCGGTGACGATCAGCCGCCGCAGGCTTCCCGATTTCTTCAGCTCGCCGGCGGCGAGGACGGCGTCGATCGATTCGCGCCTGGCGTCCCCGATGAAGCTGCAGGTGTTGATGATGAGGATTTCGGCTCGCTCCGCATCCGGGGTGATCGCGTGCCCCTCTCTTTCGAGCAGACCGATCATGACCTCGCTGTCGACGAGGTTTTTGGGACACCCCAGGCTGATGAAACCGATTCTGGCCAATGCGCGATCTCCGGGAGGTGAAAGTGTAAGCCCGGCGCCGGGCGGGTTCAAGGACAATAGGACGGCCGTTTCCCCCGCGGCTGCGCATCCGGCCGGGGCCGGCCGTGGAAGACGACGTTGCCCCCGGCGGGCGACAGGCGCAGGCGCTCGAACACGCGCTCGATGCGGGCGAGCGACCGGGCCAGCGCCCGGTCCTCCATCAGGTTGAAGGCGGCCGTGCCGCCCGGCTGCAGGTGGTCGCAGAGCGCGCGCAGAAAAGGGAGGGCGAGAACGCCCCGGTCGAACTTTTCGGCCCGGTAGAGGTCCACGGCGATGAAGCCGTAGCGAGCGGCGTCGGCGCGGAGAAAGACGAAGGCGTCGCCCTCGATGATGCGCGCCCGCCCGGGCGGCGCCCCGAATGCGGCCGCGGCCGAGAGCATCGCGGCGGACTCGTCGACCCCGGTGATGGCCGTCGGGCCGAAGGTCCTCTCGATCAGCCGCGCCACGGTTCCGCCCCCCATGCCGAGCAGCAGGGCGCTCCCGGGCGCGCTGCCGGGGAGCATCCGGCTCCAGTACCCCGTGGCGGCGTCATCCGGGTGGACCGACTGCACGACCCCCCGGACCAGGAGGGCCCGGCGTCCGGCGTCGACGGCCTCCACCGGGGCGTCGGAGCGCCGGGACCCTTTCCCGCCAAAATCCTTTTCCACGGCCGAACCCTCCCCTCGGGACCGCGAATAATGGCACATCGGGCGATCCGGGGAGAAGGTCTTATATCGGGGATTCCGGGTTTTTTTTAAGGGCGCTCCGGAGAGAGCGGAGCGGGGGGGCGAAACCGGGTCCGGGCGCCGGGGGGGCGGGATTGCCGAAGCGCGCGGCGTAGTAGAGGCCGGTCAGTTCGACGAGCGGGGCGGCGGCGGGATGCGGTTCCATGCTGCGGGCGAACTCCATGGGCGTCTGCCCCCGCCGGCGGCCGAACCCGCGCGCCTCGAGAAGGTCCAGGGTTTCGAGGTAGACGGCCGTGGCGCGGGGAAGTTTCCGGCGCCGGAGGCGCGCCCGGGCGCGGAGCAGGGCTTTGCGGACCGGCGGCGCCGCCAGCAGCAAGGGGAGTGCCAGCCATATTGCCCACCGCCAGGGGATCCGGGGCGGGTGGTCGGGGGAGCGCGCAAGGAGGCGGCCGGGCCAGCGGTCCCGGACCAGGCGTCCGGCCGCCGCCGCCCTGCCGCCGAGTTCCGTCACCCAGGCCGCTGCCCGGCCGGCGACGCGATGCTGTCTGGAGGAATCGTAGCGGACGACCCCCGCCCACCACCAGAGGCCGACGGCGTCCCCGATATCGGTGAGCGCCCGCACGAACGCATGACGGGACGGGGGAGGGGGGGAGGGGGTGGGATCGAATTCGATCCAGCCGTAGGGGGGGAGCCAGGCCTCGACCCAGCTGTGCGCGTGCCGCTGCCGGACGGTCCAGTTGCCGCCGAAGGGGTTGTAGTCCCCGGCGCGGTACCCGTTGACGAGGCGGGAGGGGATCCCCACCTGGCGCATCATGATGGCCAGGGCGGAGGCGAAATATTCGCAGTGACCCTCTCCCGCCTCGAACAGGAACGCGGCCAGGGGGTCGGGACCGGCAAGCCCGTCCAGTTCCAGGGAGTAGGTGTAGCCGCGGCGCAGGTGCTGCTCGAGGGCGAGCGCCCGCGCGTAGCGGCCGGAAGCGGCGCGGGTCACCTCCCTGGCCAGGCGGGCGATCGCGGGGTCCAGGTCGGGCAGCTGCAGGTATTTTCTCCCGATCTCCTTCGGGACCGGGAACAGGTCGGAGATCGCCGCCGGGTCGGGCTCGACGGCGTCGGAGAGGACGGTGTAGCTCAGCCTGGAGCCGCGGGGGCGTTGCGCGTACAGGTTGCCCGAAGCGTCGCGCCCGAGGGCGCCCGCTTCGCGGCCGACGGCCAGGGCCCGGCCGAGGAGGAAAACCACGGGGGTGTCGAGCGACTCCAGGAAGTAGGTCTGCTCGATCCACCGGGTCCCCTGCGCGGTCTCCTCCAGCTTGTAAAAGCGCCCCTGGACGGGGACGGGCCGGGTCCCGGTGTCGCTGCGGGTCCAGGCCCGGCCGTCGAAATGGTCGAACGCCAGCCCCCGCCAGCGCAGCTCCCGCCGCGGGTCCGGCGGGTCTGTTCTCACGCGCATCACCAGGGTGTCCGATGGCTCGAGCCGGCCGTCGCGGCCGAGCTGCACCCGGTCCGAGAACCCGGTGACGAAACGGGTCGGTCCGGCCGGCTGCCGGTAGAGTCCGAGGGTGACCCGCGGCAGCAGGAAGAAGAGGGGGATCGCTCCGGCCAGAAGCAGCAGTGCGACCCCGATGAAGGCGGAGGCAAAGGCGCCTGCGGGGAAGGGGACGACGATGTCGGGTTCGGCCCGCTGTGGGGCCGGGGGGGGGGCGGCGGCGGGGGCCGGCGTCCGGCGGAGGCTCCTGCCGTGGCCCCGGCGCATTTCCAGCAGGATCAGGAAGGCGCTGGCCGAAGGGAGGAAGAGGAGAAACCAGAAGAGGAAAACGAGGTTTCCCGTCAGGGTGGCGGCGGCCAGGAGCTGGGCGAGGCCGAGGAGCGCGAGGACGCCGTGGTCCCCCTCCCGCGCGCGGACGAGGAGGCGCACCGCCGTGACGAGCGGCAGCAGGTGCACCAGCGCGGCCGGCCACGAACGCGACAGCCAGGCGCCGTCGATCGCGGCGAACGCGATACAGAGCGGCAGGAGGCTGCCGGCGATCCGGGGCGGGAGCGACCGGCGGAGCGCGCGGGGGTCCAGAAACCAGCTGAGGGCGAAGACGATCGAAAAGAGGGCGACGGCGGCGGGGGGGAGCGCCCCGGTCGAGGCCAGCGCGCCGAAACCGGACCCGGCCAGGCCATAGGAGGACACCTTGAAACAGCGCCAAAAGGTCATAGCTGGTCGAAAAAGATCACGTGCGCCGACCGCCATACGGCCGCCGGGAAGGTCCCCCTGGGGCGGGGGGTCAGGATGATCTTGTAATGCTTATCGGAAAAAATCCCTTCCAGTTCGGGCAGCGGGGCGGCGTCCCGGAACGCCCCGGGTTCCCAGGGCCCGACGGTTTCCGCTGCAGGCGCCTCGTCCTGGGCGATCACGGCCAGCTCCCGGAGGATCCGGTCCAGATGCCGCGCGTCTCCGCCCGGGGCGAGGTACGCCGCCGGGGAGAGAAAGGCGATGGCGGTCCCCTCCTCGATGAAATGGGATGCGATTCCGGCGGCCATGGACACGGCCTTTTCGAAGGCCTCGCCGCCCGCCGCGGTGCGCGGCGCATGGGCGCGCGTATCCAGGATCAGGCAGAACCTGCTCTCCTCCTCGCGCGCATACTCGCGCGCCATGAGCCGGAGCGTTTTGGCGGTGGCTTTCCAGTCGATGATCCTGGCGCTTTCCCCCTCCCGGTACCGGCGTATCGAGCGGAGGTTCTCCCCCGGGCCGGGGCGGGCGCTTTCCAGCGCCCCCGGGAGGAAGGGGAGAAGATGGAAAAAGGGGGAGATCGACCGCGGCGATGGGTAGACGAAGACTTCCCCCTCCGCGCGGGCGAGCCTGGCCCGTTCGAAGAGCCCGAAAGGGAAGCGGGTGGACACCCGGAAGCCGTGAAGGGTGTAACGGCCGCGACGGGGGAAGGACCTCAGGACCAGCGCGGTCCGGCTTTCGCCGGGTCCCACCACCGGGAAATAGGCCGGCCGGTCCATGAGGCCGTCGGGCGTCCCGGCCGCCCCGTCCCGCTTCCGGTGTCGCGGGAGCGCGGCGCGGAGGCGCCGGAGCAGGGGAGGCGCGCCGGGGGTCCCCCGCTCCTCCACCCGGAGGGAGAAGGAGGCGAGCACCCTTTTCCGGTTTTTCACGGCGACCTTGAGGGCCACCCGTTCACCCGCGAAGACGTTTTCGGGCATCTCGAGCGAAAGCGACAGGCGCTTGAGGGAGGCGAGCGAAACAAGCCCTGACACGGGGACGGCTGCGAGCATGGCGGCCAGGACGATGACGAGCAGGTTGTTCCCCGTCCGGATGGCGGCCAGGGAGAGCGGCAGCAGGAGAAGGATGTACAGCCCGCCCGCCGCGGTGACGGAGAAGGAAAGGGGGAAAATTCTCCGGTCGCCGCCTTCCCCGGACTCCCCCGGGACCCCGTCAGAGCGGGATTTCGATGCTCTCGAGTATTTCCGCAAGAATCGCCTCGGCCTCCCGGCTCCTTTCATGGGGAGAGGAATAGCTGGAACCGACCACCACGCGATGGGCCAGCACCGGCAGGGCCAGCCGCTTGATGTCGTCGGGGGTGCAGTAATCGCGCCGGTCGAGAAAGGCCTCGGCCCGCGCCGCGCCGAGGAGTGCGAGCGACCCCCGGGGGCTCGCCCCCGTGAGCAGGTACTCCGACCGCCTCGTGGAGTCCACCAGGGCCAGGATGTAATCGAGCAGGGAGTCGTCGACCCGGACGCGACGGACCGATTCCCGGCAGCGCATGAGATCCT
This window contains:
- a CDS encoding DNA gyrase inhibitor YacG, which produces MIVRCPRCGKETEMTGNPHRPFCGERCKLVDLGNWVTGAYRIAGKEDEDEDGQPPAPPEELE
- a CDS encoding DUF3488 domain-containing transglutaminase family protein — protein: MSSYGLAGSGFGALASTGALPPAAVALFSIVFALSWFLDPRALRRSLPPRIAGSLLPLCIAFAAIDGAWLSRSWPAALVHLLPLVTAVRLLVRAREGDHGVLALLGLAQLLAAATLTGNLVFLFWFLLFLPSASAFLILLEMRRGHGRSLRRTPAPAAAPPPAPQRAEPDIVVPFPAGAFASAFIGVALLLLAGAIPLFFLLPRVTLGLYRQPAGPTRFVTGFSDRVQLGRDGRLEPSDTLVMRVRTDPPDPRRELRWRGLAFDHFDGRAWTRSDTGTRPVPVQGRFYKLEETAQGTRWIEQTYFLESLDTPVVFLLGRALAVGREAGALGRDASGNLYAQRPRGSRLSYTVLSDAVEPDPAAISDLFPVPKEIGRKYLQLPDLDPAIARLAREVTRAASGRYARALALEQHLRRGYTYSLELDGLAGPDPLAAFLFEAGEGHCEYFASALAIMMRQVGIPSRLVNGYRAGDYNPFGGNWTVRQRHAHSWVEAWLPPYGWIEFDPTPSPPPPSRHAFVRALTDIGDAVGLWWWAGVVRYDSSRQHRVAGRAAAWVTELGGRAAAAGRLVRDRWPGRLLARSPDHPPRIPWRWAIWLALPLLLAAPPVRKALLRARARLRRRKLPRATAVYLETLDLLEARGFGRRRGQTPMEFARSMEPHPAAAPLVELTGLYYAARFGNPAPPAPGPGFAPPLRSLRSALKKNPESPI
- a CDS encoding phosphatidylglycerophosphatase A, whose protein sequence is MKNRLAFIIGTVFYIGRIPGAPGTYASIAASLAFYLIHAPSHWVRPELHISAICLVTFAGILASDAISRATGIEDPQFVVIDEVAGQLIAFLFLPFGVVNLILGTLFFRLFDIWKPFPIRRLESLGRGVGVMADDVLAGVYANLLLHAVNRVL
- a CDS encoding DUF58 domain-containing protein encodes the protein MRKYSRASKSRSDGVPGESGEGGDRRIFPLSFSVTAAGGLYILLLLPLSLAAIRTGNNLLVIVLAAMLAAVPVSGLVSLASLKRLSLSLEMPENVFAGERVALKVAVKNRKRVLASFSLRVEERGTPGAPPLLRRLRAALPRHRKRDGAAGTPDGLMDRPAYFPVVGPGESRTALVLRSFPRRGRYTLHGFRVSTRFPFGLFERARLARAEGEVFVYPSPRSISPFFHLLPFLPGALESARPGPGENLRSIRRYREGESARIIDWKATAKTLRLMAREYAREEESRFCLILDTRAHAPRTAAGGEAFEKAVSMAAGIASHFIEEGTAIAFLSPAAYLAPGGDARHLDRILRELAVIAQDEAPAAETVGPWEPGAFRDAAPLPELEGIFSDKHYKIILTPRPRGTFPAAVWRSAHVIFFDQL
- the rimO gene encoding 30S ribosomal protein S12 methylthiotransferase RimO; the encoded protein is MARIGFISLGCPKNLVDSEVMIGLLEREGHAITPDAERAEILIINTCSFIGDARRESIDAVLAAGELKKSGSLRRLIVTGCLPERYAREIRMELPEIDAILGVNQIPLIARAVRGEALPPPDSFGRRDADLYLYDHTTPRTLSGPPHAAYMKVSEGCDHRCAFCVIPRIRGRFRSRSLPSLVSEAEQLAARGVREITLVSQDTTAYGSDLGMKDGLARLLRELGRVEAIGWIRFLYIHPDRVSRELIEAVNSSPRICRYIDMPLQHASGAVLRAMRRAGNRSTFTRIIERLRKGIPGVTLRTTLIVGFPGETRADFLELKEFCREMEFDRLGVFTYSDEEDTIACGLGPKVSRRTAERRRRILMEQQAEISRRKNRELVGRRLEVLVEGPAEESDLLLEGRLRSQAPGIDGVCLINDSEVGEVRAGQFRTLRITRALEHDLLGTIVA